From one Candidatus Methylomirabilota bacterium genomic stretch:
- the pheA gene encoding prephenate dehydratase, with product MGLDEWRVRIDDLDRQLLKLLNQRAAIALEVGRVKREAGRPLFVPEREQAILEGLLQLNDGPLPAEAVRAVWREIFSASRTLQRPFRVAYLGPVATFTHLAALEHFGASAEYVPLRGIPEVFAEVEHEWADVGVVPVENSTEGAVNHTLDRLIDSELLIEGEVRVTIHHYLLSRAGDLSEVKQVFSHPQALAQCREWLDRNLPHAQMAEVASTTVAAERALEDATAAAIASELAGQLYRLPTLGERIEDFAQNVTRFLIIGRRAIGPTGRDKTSILLSIKDEIGALHRILEPVAAARLNLTKIESRPTRRRPWEYVFFVDFEGHRADAVVQGALEALRERCLFLKVLGSYPAAS from the coding sequence ATGGGTCTGGATGAATGGCGGGTAAGGATCGACGACCTTGACCGGCAACTCCTCAAGCTCCTCAATCAGCGCGCGGCGATCGCCCTCGAGGTGGGGCGTGTCAAGCGCGAGGCCGGTCGGCCGCTCTTCGTCCCCGAGCGCGAGCAGGCAATCCTGGAGGGGCTCCTCCAGCTGAACGACGGCCCGTTGCCCGCCGAGGCCGTGCGGGCCGTCTGGCGGGAGATCTTCTCGGCGTCCCGCACTCTCCAGCGCCCCTTCCGCGTCGCCTACCTCGGTCCCGTCGCCACGTTCACCCACCTGGCCGCCCTCGAGCACTTCGGCGCCAGCGCCGAGTACGTGCCGCTGCGGGGGATCCCGGAAGTCTTCGCCGAGGTCGAGCACGAGTGGGCCGACGTCGGGGTGGTTCCGGTCGAGAACTCGACCGAGGGCGCGGTCAACCATACCCTCGACCGCCTCATCGACTCCGAGCTCCTGATCGAAGGCGAGGTCCGGGTCACGATCCACCACTACCTGCTCTCGCGCGCGGGTGACCTCAGCGAGGTCAAGCAGGTGTTCTCGCATCCGCAGGCGCTGGCCCAGTGCCGCGAGTGGCTCGACCGGAACCTCCCGCACGCCCAGATGGCGGAGGTCGCCTCCACGACGGTGGCCGCCGAGCGGGCCCTCGAGGACGCCACGGCCGCGGCGATCGCCAGCGAGCTGGCCGGGCAGCTCTATCGGCTGCCCACCCTGGGCGAGCGCATCGAGGACTTCGCCCAGAACGTCACGCGCTTCCTGATCATCGGGCGCCGGGCGATCGGTCCCACCGGGCGCGACAAGACGTCGATCCTCTTGTCCATCAAGGACGAGATCGGCGCGCTCCATCGCATCCTGGAGCCGGTCGCCGCGGCCCGCCTGAATCTGACGAAGATCGAGTCCCGGCCGACGCGGCGGCGCCCGTGGGAGTACGTCTTCTTCGTCGACTTCGAAGGCCATCGGGCAGACGCGGTCGTGCAGGGAGCCCTGGAGGCGCTGCGCGAGCGCTGCCTGTTCCTGAAAGTCCTCGGCTCCTACCCGGCCGCCAGCTGA
- a CDS encoding pseudouridine synthase encodes MAGVRLQKLLAEAGVASRRGAERLIQAGRVSVNGRPVEELGARADPERDRIEVDGQELPRAEPKRYVLLHKPPGYLTTREDPRGRPRVFDLLPELEVRLHPVGRLDYDAEGLLLLTNDGALTYRLTHPRHAVARVYHVLVEGRIDPAALAALRRGVLLEDGPARAEEARLLRRAGPEAAWLALTLREGRYREVKRMCRAVGLTVRRLVRVAFGPLRLGRLAPGAWRDLDRRELAALGERTAASEPRTP; translated from the coding sequence GTGGCGGGAGTCCGCCTCCAGAAGCTCCTCGCCGAGGCGGGCGTCGCCTCCCGGCGCGGCGCGGAACGGCTGATCCAGGCCGGCCGTGTGTCTGTCAACGGCCGTCCGGTCGAGGAGCTCGGCGCCCGAGCCGATCCCGAGCGCGACCGGATCGAGGTCGACGGGCAAGAGCTGCCCCGCGCCGAGCCCAAGCGCTACGTCCTCCTCCACAAGCCCCCCGGGTACCTGACGACGCGCGAGGATCCGCGGGGCCGCCCGCGCGTGTTCGACCTCCTGCCCGAGCTCGAGGTGCGTCTCCACCCGGTCGGGCGCCTCGACTACGATGCCGAGGGACTCCTGCTCCTCACGAACGACGGCGCGCTGACCTACCGCTTGACGCACCCGCGGCACGCGGTGGCCCGGGTCTACCACGTGCTGGTGGAAGGACGGATCGACCCGGCGGCGCTCGCGGCATTGCGCCGCGGCGTCCTCCTGGAGGACGGGCCGGCCCGGGCCGAAGAGGCACGGCTTCTCCGGCGGGCCGGGCCTGAGGCGGCGTGGCTCGCCCTGACGCTCCGCGAGGGCCGCTATCGGGAAGTGAAGCGGATGTGTCGGGCCGTCGGACTCACCGTGCGCCGGCTCGTGCGCGTGGCCTTCGGGCCGCTCCGGCTCGGCCGGCTGGCGCCCGGGGCGTGGCGGGACCTGGATCGCCGAGAGCTCGCGGCGCTCGGCGAGCGGACGGCAGCGAGCGAGCCGCGAACCCCGTAG
- a CDS encoding segregation/condensation protein A: MASLEPAVTASALTVRLEGFEGPLDLLLHLARSNEIDLARLPIRQITDRYLAYLEAVEFRELDDAGAFLVMAATLIYLKSKLLLPQPDIEEEALDAEGEALRLELEARLRAYARVKTIGEWLREKEAAWALCFTRTWSELPMPEYLPVESLSLWDLGEAYRRFLARLARGEPTRDVEPEPPSLLARMAEILGVLDHSWYVLFSALLGASPPRPEVVVTLLALLELVRLGQARTQQRELFGDIVIERALSGGPSRES; encoded by the coding sequence ATGGCCAGCCTGGAGCCGGCCGTCACCGCGTCCGCCCTCACCGTCCGGCTCGAGGGCTTCGAGGGCCCCCTCGATCTCCTCCTCCATCTGGCCCGCTCGAACGAGATCGACCTGGCCCGGCTGCCGATCCGCCAGATCACCGACCGGTACCTCGCCTACCTGGAGGCGGTGGAGTTCCGCGAGCTCGACGACGCGGGGGCGTTCCTCGTGATGGCGGCCACCCTCATCTACCTGAAGTCGAAGCTCCTCCTGCCGCAGCCCGACATCGAGGAAGAGGCGCTCGACGCGGAAGGGGAGGCCCTGCGGCTCGAGCTGGAGGCGCGCCTGCGCGCCTACGCGCGGGTCAAGACGATCGGCGAGTGGCTCCGCGAGAAGGAGGCGGCGTGGGCGCTCTGCTTCACCCGGACGTGGAGCGAGCTGCCGATGCCGGAGTACCTGCCGGTCGAGAGCCTGAGCCTGTGGGACCTCGGCGAGGCGTATCGCCGGTTTCTGGCCCGCCTGGCCCGGGGCGAGCCCACGCGGGACGTCGAGCCCGAGCCGCCGTCGCTCCTGGCCCGGATGGCCGAGATCCTGGGCGTGCTGGACCACTCCTGGTACGTGCTCTTCTCGGCGCTCCTCGGCGCGAGTCCGCCGCGCCCGGAGGTCGTCGTGACCCTGCTCGCCCTCCTCGAGCTGGTGCGTCTGGGGCAGGCGCGCACGCAGCAGCGGGAGCTCTTCGGCGACATCGTCATCGAGCGCGCCCTGTCGGGAGGACCGAGCCGTGAATCCTGA
- the scpB gene encoding SMC-Scp complex subunit ScpB codes for MNPETVAALEALLFASDAPLELPRLAEVLEVDPDEARQAVEIVRAACEAPGRGLAVVEVAGGLRLVTRPELAPVLLRLQRLRLKSRLSRAAVETLAIVAYRQPISRPEIEQLRGVNAESVLAALLERRLIRVVGRKATPGRPILYGTAREFLEHFGLRDLSELPPFEVPDETPVSPVIEPTDQEPAAADEAPGLSEAPEPGPAAATTPHAAEDTALRQP; via the coding sequence GTGAATCCTGAGACCGTGGCCGCCCTGGAGGCGCTCCTGTTCGCGTCGGATGCCCCGCTCGAGCTTCCCCGGCTCGCCGAGGTGCTCGAGGTCGACCCCGACGAGGCCCGGCAGGCCGTGGAGATCGTGCGCGCGGCCTGCGAGGCGCCCGGCCGCGGCCTGGCCGTCGTCGAGGTGGCCGGCGGCCTGCGCCTGGTCACGCGCCCCGAGCTGGCCCCGGTCCTCCTCCGGCTCCAGCGCCTGCGCCTCAAGAGCCGGCTCTCGCGGGCCGCGGTCGAGACGCTGGCGATCGTGGCCTATCGGCAGCCGATCTCCCGGCCCGAAATCGAGCAGCTCAGAGGCGTCAACGCGGAGAGCGTGCTGGCCGCCCTCCTCGAGCGGCGCCTCATCCGCGTGGTGGGCCGGAAGGCGACGCCGGGCCGGCCGATCCTCTACGGCACTGCCCGGGAGTTCCTGGAACACTTCGGGCTGCGCGACCTCTCCGAGCTCCCCCCGTTCGAGGTGCCGGACGAGACGCCCGTGTCCCCGGTCATCGAGCCGACGGACCAGGAGCCGGCCGCGGCCGACGAGGCGCCGGGCCTGTCCGAGGCGCCGGAGCCCGGGCCGGCCGCCGCCACGACGCCCCACGCCGCCGAGGACACGGCCCTCCGCCAGCCCTAG